In Paenibacillus sonchi, a single genomic region encodes these proteins:
- a CDS encoding sigma-70 family RNA polymerase sigma factor codes for MQSESMYHVLTKMIEGDQQAFHALYDATYKDIYRTVSFLVDHPQDREDIMNEIYMQMWTSLPNYDPNRPFHFWLHGLVIRQVQRFRVKSWRRFRIFERIRVFSRQEHHWDQPTLRTDGTDPEISRAMHKLTDKQRTVIILRFYHDYKLEEIATLLNIPLGTVKSRYHAGLQLLRKQLGNLPLERKEENNAY; via the coding sequence ATGCAAAGTGAATCTATGTACCACGTGCTCACAAAAATGATCGAAGGAGATCAGCAGGCGTTTCATGCGTTGTATGATGCCACCTATAAGGATATATACCGGACCGTCTCTTTTCTGGTGGATCATCCGCAGGATCGCGAAGATATTATGAATGAGATCTATATGCAAATGTGGACCTCGCTTCCCAACTACGATCCGAATCGTCCTTTCCACTTCTGGCTGCACGGCTTGGTCATCCGACAAGTGCAAAGGTTCCGGGTGAAAAGCTGGAGGAGATTCCGAATTTTCGAACGTATCCGTGTCTTTTCCCGGCAAGAGCATCATTGGGATCAGCCCACGTTGAGGACGGATGGGACAGACCCCGAGATATCGAGGGCCATGCACAAGCTGACCGATAAACAGCGAACGGTGATCATCCTCCGCTTTTATCACGACTATAAGCTGGAGGAGATTGCGACATTACTCAATATTCCGCTGGGTACAGTCAAGTCCAGATATCATGCCGGCCTGCAGCTGCTTCGAAAACAATTGGGAAATCTCCCGTTGGAAAGGAAGGAAGAGAACAATGCCTATTGA